In the Hordeum vulgare subsp. vulgare chromosome 7H, MorexV3_pseudomolecules_assembly, whole genome shotgun sequence genome, one interval contains:
- the LOC123409675 gene encoding peroxidase 47-like, which translates to MGAVKNLVKLLILVEVAVALAGPGVAALSMNYYGMNCPFAQYIVQSVVRDAVMDDPTLAAGLLRLHFHDCFVQGCDASVLLDSTPGSKAEKEAQANKSLRGFEVIDKIKDTLEAQCPGVVTCADILALAARDAVLMVGGPYYDVPQGRRDGRRSVDTDTLTALPSPFLNASALITLFGTHGFNVQDMVALSGGHTLGVAHCPAFTPRLKFEASTLDAGFASSLAATCSKGGDSATATFDRTSTAFDGVYFKELQQRRGLLSSDQTLYESPETQRLVNMFAMNQGYFFYAFTQGMGKMGQIDLKEGDRGEVRKSCRVVNKPSW; encoded by the exons ATGGGTGCTGTCAAGAACCTTGTGAAGCTCTTGATCCTAGTCGAGGTGGCCGTGGCCCTGGCGGGGCCCGGCGTCGCCGCGCTCAGCATGAACTACTACGGCATGAACTGCCCGTTCGCCCAGTACATCGTCCAGAGCGTCGTGAGGGATGCCGTCATGGACGACCCCACCCTCGCCGCCGGCCTCCTTCGGCTCCACTTCCATGACTGCTTCGTCCAG GGATGCGACGCGTCAGTGCTTCTGGACTCGACGCCGGGCAgcaaggcggagaaggaggcgcaGGCGAACAAGAGCCTGCGCGGGTTCGAGGTGATCGACAAGATCAAGGACACCCTCGAGGCTCAGTGCCCCGGCGTCGTCACCTGCGCGGACATCCTCGCACTGGCCGCCAGGGACGCCGTGCTCATGGTCGGGGGCCCCTACTACGACGTTCCCCAGGGCCGGCGCGACGGGAGACGCTCCGTCGACACAGACACGCTGACCGCGCTCCCGTCGCCGTTCCTGAACGCATCGGCGCTCATAACCCTCTTCGGCACCCACGGCTTCAACGTGCAGGACATGGTGGCGCTCTCCGGCGGGCACACTCTGGGCGTGGCGCACTGCCCGGCGTTCACGCCCCGCCTCAAGTTCGAGGCGTCCACGCTGGACGCCGGGTTTGCGTCGTCCCTGGCGGCGACGTGCAGCAAGGGCGGGGACTCGGCGACGGCGACGTTCGACCGGACGAGCACGGCCTTCGACGGCGTGTACTTCAAGGAGCTGCAGCAGCGGAGGGGCCTGCTGAGCTCGGACCAGACGCTGTACGAGTCGCCGGAGACGCAGCGGCTGGTGAACATGTTCGCCATGAACCAGGGCTACTTCTTCTACGCGTTCACGCAGGGGATGGGCAAGATGGGGCAGATCGACCTCAAGGAGGGTGACCGCGGCGAGGTCAGGAAATCCTGCAGGGTCGTCAACAAACCCAGCTGGTAA